Proteins encoded by one window of Vigna radiata var. radiata cultivar VC1973A chromosome 5, Vradiata_ver6, whole genome shotgun sequence:
- the LOC106762525 gene encoding clavaminate synthase-like protein At3g21360 isoform X3, producing the protein MGTAFVEIYVPGQKFVNGVPFPAVLSPSASAISLTDSVKANQPFLQSLLLQSGAVLFRGFPLSTASHFNDVVEAFGYDELPYVGGAAPRTNVVGRVFTANESPPDQKIPFHHEMAQVPEFPSKLFFFCEVEPGSGGETPIVLSHVVYERMKDKYPEFVDRLEKHGLLYIRVLGEDDNPSSPIGRGWKSTFLTTDKAIAQQRAAKLGMKLEWLEDGVKTIMGPIPGVKYDESRQRKIWFNSMVAAYTGWEDERNDPVKAVTFGDGEPLPPDIVYDCLHILEEESVAIPWQKGDVLLIDNWAVLHSRRSFHPPRRVLASLVK; encoded by the exons atggGAACTGCTTTTGTGGAAATCTATGTTCCCGGACAGAAGTTTGTGAACGGAGTTCCATTTCCTGCGGTGCTTTCTCCGTCTGCAAGTGCAATTTCTCTCACGGATTCCGTCAAAGCCAACCAACCCTTCCTCCAATCACTGCTACTCCAATCGGGGGCTGTTCTTTTCAGAGGCTTTCCCCTCTCCACCGCTTCCCACTTCAACGACGTCGTCGAAGCGTTCGGGTACGACGAGCTTCCCTACGTGGGCGGCGCCGCTCCCCGCACCAACGTCGTTGGTCGCGTCTTCACCGCCAATGAGTCCCCACCTGACCAGAAGATCCCTTTCCACCACGAAATGGCTCAAGTTCCTGAATTTCCTTCgaaattgtttttcttctgcgaAGTGGAGCCTGGGAGTGGGGGCGAAACCCCCATTGTTCTTAGCCATGTCGTGTATGAAAGGATGAAGGACAAATACCCCGAGTTCGTGGACAGACTAGAGAAGCATGGCTTATTGTACATCAGGGTTTTGGGAGAAGACGATAACCCTTCTTCCCCAATTGGCCGTGGCTGGAAATCAACCTTCTTAACCACAGACAAAGCCATCGCACAACAAAG GGCTGCTAAACTGGGTATGAAGTTGGAATGGCTAGAGGATGGTGTGAAGACGATTATGGGTCCAATTCCGGGTGTGAAATATGATGAGAGTAGACAGCGGAAGATATGGTTTAACAGCATGGTGGCTGCTTACACAGGTTGGGAAGATGAACGGAATGATCCTGTTAAAGCTGTAACCTTTGGGGATGGCGAACCACTACCTCCTGATATAGTCTATGATTGTCTGCACATACTGGAAGAGGAATCTGTGGCCATTCCTTGGCAAAAAGGGGATGTTCTCTTGATTGATAATTGGGCCGTCCTTCATTCCAGAAGATCTTTCCATCCACCACGCAGGGTCCTAGCTTCCCTTGTCAAGTAA
- the LOC106762525 gene encoding clavaminate synthase-like protein At3g21360 isoform X1 has product MGTAFVEIYVPGQKFVNGVPFPAVLSPSASAISLTDSVKANQPFLQSLLLQSGAVLFRGFPLSTASHFNDVVEAFGYDELPYVGGAAPRTNVVGRVFTANESPPDQKIPFHHEMAQVPEFPSKLFFFCEVEPGSGGETPIVLSHVVYERMKDKYPEFVDRLEKHGLLYIRVLGEDDNPSSPIGRGWKSTFLTTDKAIAQQRAAKLGMKLEWLEDGVKTIMGPIPGVKYDESRQRKIWFNSMVAAYTGWEDERNDPVKAVTFGDGEPLPPDIVYDCLHILEEESVAIPWQKGDVLLIDNWAVLHSRRSFHPPRRVLASLVKTLCLNDGLLP; this is encoded by the exons atggGAACTGCTTTTGTGGAAATCTATGTTCCCGGACAGAAGTTTGTGAACGGAGTTCCATTTCCTGCGGTGCTTTCTCCGTCTGCAAGTGCAATTTCTCTCACGGATTCCGTCAAAGCCAACCAACCCTTCCTCCAATCACTGCTACTCCAATCGGGGGCTGTTCTTTTCAGAGGCTTTCCCCTCTCCACCGCTTCCCACTTCAACGACGTCGTCGAAGCGTTCGGGTACGACGAGCTTCCCTACGTGGGCGGCGCCGCTCCCCGCACCAACGTCGTTGGTCGCGTCTTCACCGCCAATGAGTCCCCACCTGACCAGAAGATCCCTTTCCACCACGAAATGGCTCAAGTTCCTGAATTTCCTTCgaaattgtttttcttctgcgaAGTGGAGCCTGGGAGTGGGGGCGAAACCCCCATTGTTCTTAGCCATGTCGTGTATGAAAGGATGAAGGACAAATACCCCGAGTTCGTGGACAGACTAGAGAAGCATGGCTTATTGTACATCAGGGTTTTGGGAGAAGACGATAACCCTTCTTCCCCAATTGGCCGTGGCTGGAAATCAACCTTCTTAACCACAGACAAAGCCATCGCACAACAAAG GGCTGCTAAACTGGGTATGAAGTTGGAATGGCTAGAGGATGGTGTGAAGACGATTATGGGTCCAATTCCGGGTGTGAAATATGATGAGAGTAGACAGCGGAAGATATGGTTTAACAGCATGGTGGCTGCTTACACAGGTTGGGAAGATGAACGGAATGATCCTGTTAAAGCTGTAACCTTTGGGGATGGCGAACCACTACCTCCTGATATAGTCTATGATTGTCTGCACATACTGGAAGAGGAATCTGTGGCCATTCCTTGGCAAAAAGGGGATGTTCTCTTGATTGATAATTGGGCCGTCCTTCATTCCAGAAGATCTTTCCATCCACCACGCAGGGTCCTAGCTTCCCTTGTCAA GACCTTGTGTTTGAATGATGGCCTCCTTCCCTGA
- the LOC106762525 gene encoding clavaminate synthase-like protein At3g21360 isoform X2, producing MGTAFVEIYVPGQKFVNGVPFPAVLSPSASAISLTDSVKANQPFLQSLLLQSGAVLFRGFPLSTASHFNDVVEAFGYDELPYVGGAAPRTNVVGRVFTANESPPDQKIPFHHEMAQVPEFPSKLFFFCEVEPGSGGETPIVLSHVVYERMKDKYPEFVDRLEKHGLLYIRVLGEDDNPSSPIGRGWKSTFLTTDKAIAQQRAAKLGMKLEWLEDGVKTIMGPIPGVKYDESRQRKIWFNSMVAAYTGWEDERNDPVKAVTFGDGEPLPPDIVYDCLHILEEESVAIPWQKGDVLLIDNWAVLHSRRSFHPPRRVLASLVKGRRR from the exons atggGAACTGCTTTTGTGGAAATCTATGTTCCCGGACAGAAGTTTGTGAACGGAGTTCCATTTCCTGCGGTGCTTTCTCCGTCTGCAAGTGCAATTTCTCTCACGGATTCCGTCAAAGCCAACCAACCCTTCCTCCAATCACTGCTACTCCAATCGGGGGCTGTTCTTTTCAGAGGCTTTCCCCTCTCCACCGCTTCCCACTTCAACGACGTCGTCGAAGCGTTCGGGTACGACGAGCTTCCCTACGTGGGCGGCGCCGCTCCCCGCACCAACGTCGTTGGTCGCGTCTTCACCGCCAATGAGTCCCCACCTGACCAGAAGATCCCTTTCCACCACGAAATGGCTCAAGTTCCTGAATTTCCTTCgaaattgtttttcttctgcgaAGTGGAGCCTGGGAGTGGGGGCGAAACCCCCATTGTTCTTAGCCATGTCGTGTATGAAAGGATGAAGGACAAATACCCCGAGTTCGTGGACAGACTAGAGAAGCATGGCTTATTGTACATCAGGGTTTTGGGAGAAGACGATAACCCTTCTTCCCCAATTGGCCGTGGCTGGAAATCAACCTTCTTAACCACAGACAAAGCCATCGCACAACAAAG GGCTGCTAAACTGGGTATGAAGTTGGAATGGCTAGAGGATGGTGTGAAGACGATTATGGGTCCAATTCCGGGTGTGAAATATGATGAGAGTAGACAGCGGAAGATATGGTTTAACAGCATGGTGGCTGCTTACACAGGTTGGGAAGATGAACGGAATGATCCTGTTAAAGCTGTAACCTTTGGGGATGGCGAACCACTACCTCCTGATATAGTCTATGATTGTCTGCACATACTGGAAGAGGAATCTGTGGCCATTCCTTGGCAAAAAGGGGATGTTCTCTTGATTGATAATTGGGCCGTCCTTCATTCCAGAAGATCTTTCCATCCACCACGCAGGGTCCTAGCTTCCCTTGTCAA GGGGAGGAGAAGATAA
- the LOC106762754 gene encoding MMS19 nucleotide excision repair protein homolog isoform X2: MLAFHIVQSLAQLYPDSSGLLASFAKDIFDILEPYFPIHFTHPSNGDTHVQRDDLSRSLMSAFSSTPLFEPFVIPLLLEKLSSSLHSAKIDSLKYLRVCSSKYGAERIAKYAKSIWFSIKDTLFTYLGEPNFSLNMAPVDGIGFPENEFVMEALFLLQQLIVQNGSLLTGIIIDDEDVNIIFNSIASYEIYDAIPVQENKKLHAIGRILYIASKSTITSCNAVYGGLFSRMIDNLGVSVSNTDSSPNDNIFPSQRVKFGFLYLCIELLAGFRELIVGSDEPALQYAIEQATCCTWLRNFSSSLFNAFGSVLVASADRCPLDPDIYIGVKGLQTLAMFHSEVFSLQKSIFENILKKFMSIIIEDFNKKVLWEAALKALCHVGSFVQEFHESEKAMSYESLVVEKILEFLFLDDIVVPFPVKVEALSNIGMTGMKNMVTCLQGMKKAVFSNLSKVHTNSRSSEVAVELLECYACKLLPWIHENGGSEDFALQFAMDIWSQAGNCTVFSTSFEEKGLLDALIRTMKLSVGSCSVESQNLIIQKAYSILSSRTNFQLKELESLPLSPGKYNISLTDEGIISLFASVVIAVCPKTLIPNMRVLVHLFIVTLLRGIVPVAQALGSILNKLVSTSNNAENSSDITLEEALDAIFNTKIWFSSIDMLQRYNGTSNGKEIVLSDICLGFANDKLLQINAICGLSWIGKGLLLRGHEGIKDITITFLECLIPGTKSALPLVMKSEDQIQDPLVMKSAADAFHVLMSDSEVCLNKKFHATIRPLYKQRFFSSMMPILLQLIAKAYSSSSRSFLYRALAHVLSDTPMVAVLNDAKKLVPVLLDCLSMLTEDIQDKDLLYGLLLVLSGILTEKNGKEAVIENAHIIINCLIKLLDYPHKMLVRETAIQCLVALSELPHGRIYPMRTQVLRAISKSLDDTKRVVRHEAVKCRQTWASMSSRTLHF; encoded by the exons ATGCTTGCTTTTCACATTGTTCAGTCTTTGGCACAATTATACCCCGATTCATCTGGTCTACTTGCAAGCTTTGCCAAAGacatttttgatattttagaaCCTTACTTTCCCATTCACTTTACACAT CCAAGTAATGGAGATACTCATGTGCAAAGAGATGACTTGTCAAGGTCTCTAATG TCTGCATTCTCTTCTACACCTCTCTTTGAGCCATTTGTCATTCCTCTGCTTCTTGAGaaactttcttcttcacttcATTCAGCAAAG ATTGATTCCTTAAAGTATCTCAGAGTGTGCTCTTCCAAGTATGGGGCAGAGAGAATTGCAAAATATGCTAAGTCTATTTGGTTTTCAATAAAAGACACCCTATTTACATATTTGGGGGAGccaaatttttcattaaatatggCACCTGTAGATGGTATTGGCTTCCCAGAGAATGAATTTGTGATGGAAGCTCTGTTCCTCCTTCAGCAGCTTATTGTTCAAAATGGCAGTTTGTTAACTGGCATAATAATTGATGATGAGGATGTCAACATTATTTTCAACAGCATTGCCTCTTATGAGATATATGATGCTATTCCTGTGCAAGAAAATAAGAAGTTGCATGCTATTGGTCGAATTCTGTATATTGCTTCCAAGTCTACCATTACCTCTTGCAATGCTGTGTATGGAGGTCTTTTCTCCAGAATGATTGATAATTTAGGAGTTTCTGTTAGTAATACTGATAGCTCTCCAAATGATAATATTTTCCCCTCTCAGAGAGTCAAGTTTGGATTCCTTTATCTCTGCATTGAACTACTGGCAGGATTCAGGGAGTTAATCGTTGGGTCTGATGAACCAGCATTGCAGTATGCTATTGAGCAAGCAACATGTTGTACTTGGCTTCGtaatttttcatcttcattATTTAACGCCTTTGGATCAGTCTTGGTAGCAAGTGCGGACAGATGCCCCCTTGATCCAGATATATACATTGGAG TGAAGGGGTTGCAGACACTTGCTATGTTTCATTCAGAGGttttttcattacaaaaatcaatatttgagaatattttgaagaaatttatgtCAATTATCATTGAAGATTTCAACAAAAAAGTATTATGGGAAGCAGCATTGAAAGCATTGTGTCATGTTGGCTCCTTTGTTCAAGAGTTTCATGAGTCCGAAAAGGCCATGAGCTATGAGAGTTTAGTCGTAGAAAAAATTCTGGAATTTCTGTTTCTTGATGATATCGTGGTGCCCTTTCCAGTCAAAGTGGAAGCATTATCTAATATAGGCATGACTGGAATGAAAAATATGGTAACATGTCTTCAAGGGATGAAAAAGGCGGTATTTTCCAATCTATCAAAG GTCCATACAAATTCAAGGTCTTCTGAAGTTGCTGTTGAGCTTCTGGAATGCTATGCTTGCAAATTGCTCCCATG GATCCATGAAAATGGAGGTTCAGAGGACTTTGCATTGCAATTTGCTATGGACATCTGGAGTCAAGCAGGAAATTGCACGGTTTTCAGTACCTCATTTGAGGAGAAG GGTCTCCTTGATGCATTAATAAGAACCATGAAACTATCTGTAGGGAGTTGTTCTGTGGAGAGCCAAAATCTTATCATTCAAAAAGCTTACAGTATACTATCATCACGCACTAACTTTCAGCTTAAAGAATTGGAAAGTTTACCACTATCTCCTGGAAAATACAACATTTCCCTTACTGATGAAGGGATAATCTCATTATTTGCATCCGTGGTTATTGCAGTTTGCCCCAAAACACTCATTCCAAATATGAGAGTACTTGTGCATCTATTTATAGTAACACTCCTCAGGGGTATTGTCCCAGTTGCACAGGCATTGGGTTCCATACTTAACAAATTAGTTTCAACATCCAACAATGCAGAGAACTCCAGTGATATTACCCTGGAAGAAGCTCTGGATGCTATATTCAATACAAAGATATGGTTTTCTAGTATTGATATGTTGCAGAGATATAATGGAACAAGTAATGGGAAAGAAATTGTTCTTAGTGATATATGCCTGGGTTTTGCAAATGATAAATTGCTTCAAATCAATGCCATTTGTGGTCTCTCCTGGATAGGAAAAGGTTTACTTCTACGTGGTCATGAAGGGATTAAAGACATCACTATCACATTTCTTGAGTGCTTAATACCAGGCACTAAGAGTGCCTTGCCTTTGGTGATGAAATCTGAAGATCAGATTCAGGATCCTTTAGTGATGAAATCTGCTGCTGATGCTTTTCATGTTCTAATGAGTGATTCTGAAGTTTGTTTGAACAAAAAATTTCATGCCACAATAAGGCCTCTGTATAAGCAGCGATTTTTCTCTTCTATGATGCCTATCCTTCTGCAGTTGATTGCAAAAGCTTACTCCTCATCGTCAAG ATCATTTTTATACCGAGCTTTGGCACATGTCTTGTCTGATACTCCAATGGTTGCTGTACTGAATGATGCTAAAAAG CTTGTACCTGTTCTACTGGATTGTTTGTCCATGTTGACAGAAGATATCCAAGATAAAGATTTGCTGTATGGTCTGTTGCTAGTCTTATCTGGGATATTGACTGAGAAAAATG GAAAAGAAGCTGTCATTGAGAATGCGCACATTATCATCAATTGTCTGATTAAGCTTCTGGACTACCCTCATAAGATG CTTGTTCGAGAGACAGCTATTCAATGTCTTGTTGCCTTGTCCGAGCTGCCCCATGGTAGAATCTACCCTATGAGGACACAG GTTCTACGAGCAATATCTAAGTCTCTTGATGATACAAAGAGAGTTGTTCGCCATGAAGCTGTCAAATGCCGGCAAACATG GGCGTCAATGTCATCTAGGACCCTTCATTTCTGA
- the LOC106762754 gene encoding MMS19 nucleotide excision repair protein homolog isoform X1, whose translation MAETTQLTRHIESYVDTSSSSPSLQAASLNAIASLVKTDVLPLEALVRELGVYLTTTDNVIRARGILLLAEVITRVESKPLDSATIHSLVGFFKDRLADWRAVRGALVGCLALIRRKSVLGTVTSSDATAISQSFFQYIQVQSLGQYDRKLCFELLDCLLEHYSDALTTLGEGLIYGVCEAIDAEKDPECLMLAFHIVQSLAQLYPDSSGLLASFAKDIFDILEPYFPIHFTHPSNGDTHVQRDDLSRSLMSAFSSTPLFEPFVIPLLLEKLSSSLHSAKIDSLKYLRVCSSKYGAERIAKYAKSIWFSIKDTLFTYLGEPNFSLNMAPVDGIGFPENEFVMEALFLLQQLIVQNGSLLTGIIIDDEDVNIIFNSIASYEIYDAIPVQENKKLHAIGRILYIASKSTITSCNAVYGGLFSRMIDNLGVSVSNTDSSPNDNIFPSQRVKFGFLYLCIELLAGFRELIVGSDEPALQYAIEQATCCTWLRNFSSSLFNAFGSVLVASADRCPLDPDIYIGVKGLQTLAMFHSEVFSLQKSIFENILKKFMSIIIEDFNKKVLWEAALKALCHVGSFVQEFHESEKAMSYESLVVEKILEFLFLDDIVVPFPVKVEALSNIGMTGMKNMVTCLQGMKKAVFSNLSKVHTNSRSSEVAVELLECYACKLLPWIHENGGSEDFALQFAMDIWSQAGNCTVFSTSFEEKGLLDALIRTMKLSVGSCSVESQNLIIQKAYSILSSRTNFQLKELESLPLSPGKYNISLTDEGIISLFASVVIAVCPKTLIPNMRVLVHLFIVTLLRGIVPVAQALGSILNKLVSTSNNAENSSDITLEEALDAIFNTKIWFSSIDMLQRYNGTSNGKEIVLSDICLGFANDKLLQINAICGLSWIGKGLLLRGHEGIKDITITFLECLIPGTKSALPLVMKSEDQIQDPLVMKSAADAFHVLMSDSEVCLNKKFHATIRPLYKQRFFSSMMPILLQLIAKAYSSSSRSFLYRALAHVLSDTPMVAVLNDAKKLVPVLLDCLSMLTEDIQDKDLLYGLLLVLSGILTEKNGKEAVIENAHIIINCLIKLLDYPHKMLVRETAIQCLVALSELPHGRIYPMRTQVLRAISKSLDDTKRVVRHEAVKCRQTWASMSSRTLHF comes from the exons ATGGCGGAGACCACTCAATTGACTCGTCACATTGAGTCCTACGTCgacacttcttcttcttctccctctCTTCAG GCTGCAAGCTTGAATGCTATTGCATCTCTCGTTAAAACCGATGTCTTACCTCTAGAAGCACTG GTTAGAGAGCTGGGGGTGTATCTGACCACAACGGATAACGTTATTCGTGCAAGAg GAATTCTCCTTCTAGCAGAAGTGATCACTCGTGTTGAATCAAAACCTCTTGACAGTGCAACTATACATAGCTTGGTTGGGTTCTTCAAGGACAGACTG GCAGATTGGAGAGCAGTCCGTGGTGCACTTGTGGGTTGCTTGGCATTGATAAGGAGAAAAAGTGTTTTGGGGACTGTAACTAGTAGTGATGCTACAGCCATTTCTCAGTCTTTTTTCCAATACATTCAAGTTCAATCTTTAGGACAGTACGACAGGAAG CTATGTTTTGAACTGCTTGATTGCCTGCTAGAACATTACTCTGACGCGCTTACTACACTG GGAGAAGGCCTTATATACGGAGTTTGTGAAGCCATAGATGCAGAAAAGGATCCAGAATGTTTAATGCTTGCTTTTCACATTGTTCAGTCTTTGGCACAATTATACCCCGATTCATCTGGTCTACTTGCAAGCTTTGCCAAAGacatttttgatattttagaaCCTTACTTTCCCATTCACTTTACACAT CCAAGTAATGGAGATACTCATGTGCAAAGAGATGACTTGTCAAGGTCTCTAATG TCTGCATTCTCTTCTACACCTCTCTTTGAGCCATTTGTCATTCCTCTGCTTCTTGAGaaactttcttcttcacttcATTCAGCAAAG ATTGATTCCTTAAAGTATCTCAGAGTGTGCTCTTCCAAGTATGGGGCAGAGAGAATTGCAAAATATGCTAAGTCTATTTGGTTTTCAATAAAAGACACCCTATTTACATATTTGGGGGAGccaaatttttcattaaatatggCACCTGTAGATGGTATTGGCTTCCCAGAGAATGAATTTGTGATGGAAGCTCTGTTCCTCCTTCAGCAGCTTATTGTTCAAAATGGCAGTTTGTTAACTGGCATAATAATTGATGATGAGGATGTCAACATTATTTTCAACAGCATTGCCTCTTATGAGATATATGATGCTATTCCTGTGCAAGAAAATAAGAAGTTGCATGCTATTGGTCGAATTCTGTATATTGCTTCCAAGTCTACCATTACCTCTTGCAATGCTGTGTATGGAGGTCTTTTCTCCAGAATGATTGATAATTTAGGAGTTTCTGTTAGTAATACTGATAGCTCTCCAAATGATAATATTTTCCCCTCTCAGAGAGTCAAGTTTGGATTCCTTTATCTCTGCATTGAACTACTGGCAGGATTCAGGGAGTTAATCGTTGGGTCTGATGAACCAGCATTGCAGTATGCTATTGAGCAAGCAACATGTTGTACTTGGCTTCGtaatttttcatcttcattATTTAACGCCTTTGGATCAGTCTTGGTAGCAAGTGCGGACAGATGCCCCCTTGATCCAGATATATACATTGGAG TGAAGGGGTTGCAGACACTTGCTATGTTTCATTCAGAGGttttttcattacaaaaatcaatatttgagaatattttgaagaaatttatgtCAATTATCATTGAAGATTTCAACAAAAAAGTATTATGGGAAGCAGCATTGAAAGCATTGTGTCATGTTGGCTCCTTTGTTCAAGAGTTTCATGAGTCCGAAAAGGCCATGAGCTATGAGAGTTTAGTCGTAGAAAAAATTCTGGAATTTCTGTTTCTTGATGATATCGTGGTGCCCTTTCCAGTCAAAGTGGAAGCATTATCTAATATAGGCATGACTGGAATGAAAAATATGGTAACATGTCTTCAAGGGATGAAAAAGGCGGTATTTTCCAATCTATCAAAG GTCCATACAAATTCAAGGTCTTCTGAAGTTGCTGTTGAGCTTCTGGAATGCTATGCTTGCAAATTGCTCCCATG GATCCATGAAAATGGAGGTTCAGAGGACTTTGCATTGCAATTTGCTATGGACATCTGGAGTCAAGCAGGAAATTGCACGGTTTTCAGTACCTCATTTGAGGAGAAG GGTCTCCTTGATGCATTAATAAGAACCATGAAACTATCTGTAGGGAGTTGTTCTGTGGAGAGCCAAAATCTTATCATTCAAAAAGCTTACAGTATACTATCATCACGCACTAACTTTCAGCTTAAAGAATTGGAAAGTTTACCACTATCTCCTGGAAAATACAACATTTCCCTTACTGATGAAGGGATAATCTCATTATTTGCATCCGTGGTTATTGCAGTTTGCCCCAAAACACTCATTCCAAATATGAGAGTACTTGTGCATCTATTTATAGTAACACTCCTCAGGGGTATTGTCCCAGTTGCACAGGCATTGGGTTCCATACTTAACAAATTAGTTTCAACATCCAACAATGCAGAGAACTCCAGTGATATTACCCTGGAAGAAGCTCTGGATGCTATATTCAATACAAAGATATGGTTTTCTAGTATTGATATGTTGCAGAGATATAATGGAACAAGTAATGGGAAAGAAATTGTTCTTAGTGATATATGCCTGGGTTTTGCAAATGATAAATTGCTTCAAATCAATGCCATTTGTGGTCTCTCCTGGATAGGAAAAGGTTTACTTCTACGTGGTCATGAAGGGATTAAAGACATCACTATCACATTTCTTGAGTGCTTAATACCAGGCACTAAGAGTGCCTTGCCTTTGGTGATGAAATCTGAAGATCAGATTCAGGATCCTTTAGTGATGAAATCTGCTGCTGATGCTTTTCATGTTCTAATGAGTGATTCTGAAGTTTGTTTGAACAAAAAATTTCATGCCACAATAAGGCCTCTGTATAAGCAGCGATTTTTCTCTTCTATGATGCCTATCCTTCTGCAGTTGATTGCAAAAGCTTACTCCTCATCGTCAAG ATCATTTTTATACCGAGCTTTGGCACATGTCTTGTCTGATACTCCAATGGTTGCTGTACTGAATGATGCTAAAAAG CTTGTACCTGTTCTACTGGATTGTTTGTCCATGTTGACAGAAGATATCCAAGATAAAGATTTGCTGTATGGTCTGTTGCTAGTCTTATCTGGGATATTGACTGAGAAAAATG GAAAAGAAGCTGTCATTGAGAATGCGCACATTATCATCAATTGTCTGATTAAGCTTCTGGACTACCCTCATAAGATG CTTGTTCGAGAGACAGCTATTCAATGTCTTGTTGCCTTGTCCGAGCTGCCCCATGGTAGAATCTACCCTATGAGGACACAG GTTCTACGAGCAATATCTAAGTCTCTTGATGATACAAAGAGAGTTGTTCGCCATGAAGCTGTCAAATGCCGGCAAACATG GGCGTCAATGTCATCTAGGACCCTTCATTTCTGA
- the LOC106761115 gene encoding histidine-containing phosphotransfer protein 4 — MCVCVSVELRCYINPSTPCHTTPHCTISFAILTTIQTSFLFFLSHFLIMDKIHSHRQVAVIKHSLFDQGYLDEQFIQLEELQDDANPNFVEEIVTLYYRDSSRLISNLDHTLERNPLDFNKLDTIMHQFKGSSSSIGAKKVKAECTLFREYCRTRNGEGCRKSFQQMKKEYAILRKKLETYFQMARQAGPKETALRPK, encoded by the exons ATGTGTGTCTGTGTTAGTGTTGAATTGAGGTGCTATATAAACCCCTCCACACCATGCCATACCACACCACACTGCACCATTTCCTTTGCAATTTTAACTACAATACAAACttcgtttttgtttttcctCTCACATTTTCTGATTATGGACAAAATCCATTCCCACAGGCAGGTAGCTGTTATCAAACACTCCCTCTTCGATCAG GGATATTTGGATGAGCAGTTTATCCAACTGGAAGAATTGCAGGACGATGCTAATCCTAACTTTGTTGAGGAAATTGTTACTCTTTACTACCGTGATTCTTCTAGGCTTATCTCAAACTTGGACCACACACT GGAAAGGAACCCTCTGGATTTCAACAAGCTGGACACAATTATGCACCAGTTTAAAGGAAGCAGCTCAAG CATCGGAGCTAAAAAGGTGAAAGCAGAATGCACTCTTTTTAGGGAATATTGCAGGACAAGAAATGGAGAAGG ATGCAGGAAGAGCTTCcaacaaatgaagaaagaatATGCAATACTGAGAAAGAAGCTTGAAACATATTTTCAG ATGGCAAGGCAAGCTGGGCCCAAAGAGACAGCACTTCGGCCCAAGTAA